The genomic segment GTCGATCTTGTCGGCAAAGAAGATCTCGCCAGCGGCATTGCCTTAAACTCGGCCATGTTCAACGCGGCGCGCTTGCTCGGGCCGGCGCTCGGCGGCCTCGTGGTTGCCGGTTTCGGAACGGCTTGGTGCATGATGGCGAATGCCCTCTCGTTTCTCGCCGGAATTTTTGCGCTGCTCATCATTCGCATGCACACCCGCGGCGATAATGATGAAGCGCATCTGCCGCTCTGGCGCTCGCTGCAAGAAGGCGCAACCTACGTGCGAAGTTCTCCTCTTGTCTGGGGACTGCTCGCGCTGGTGGCAGTGGCGACGATATTTGGTTGGTCATTTACCGTGCTTTTGCCCGTCTTTGCCGACGAAGTTCTCGGGGGCGGCGCGATTCAGCTTGGACGCTTGCTCTCGGCCAGCGGCCTGGGCGCATTAGCCGGCGCTGTTTTTACGGCAACCATCGGCCGGCGTTTTTGGCCGCGCAAAATCTTGTTAACCGGCCTTGGCATCTTCGCATTGGCAGCCATCGGGTTCGCCTTGTCGCGCAATGCCTTGCTTTCTCTGGCAACTTTGGCCTTTATGGGATTCGGCTTGATCCTGTTCAATGTCAACAGCAACAGCGCGCTGCAACGGCGCGTGCCTGATCATTTGCGCGGCCGTGTGATGGGATTTTATGTGTTATGCTTCGGTGGTTTGATGCCGGTGGGCAGCCTGCAAATCGGTTTCATCGCTGAAAAACTCGGCGTTACAACCGCCCTGCTCATCAATGCTGCAATTTGCGGCTTGGCGACATTTGCTGCTGCGCGTTTCATCTCACAGACGCGCCAGCAACCCAGCAATCAACCGGCATTCACAAGTGCATCACCCATGAATGGATTTTCATTGGAAAGATGAGGCCGCAATGCCGTCATTGGCGTCGCATGATTTTGGCGATCACCGGCAATTCTTTTCCGGTGACCGCTTCATTTGCCGCTATATAACGGCGCAAGTTGCCGTATAAAAAGCGCGAAAATGAGGGAGTAGAGTTTTTTGGATGCGGTGTTATGTCTGCCAAGTATTCCTGCCAGATTTTTTTTCTCGTATGTGCAGTGTTGCTGAGTTGCGCGGCTGAGAAGCCGGACACGCCGGCGAGCAAGGACGTTGCGGAACAGATCGCGCGCCAGCAGTTGAGCAACGGCTATGTGACAAGTGTGAAACAAGTCGTTGATTTCGGGCGGCTCGTGTACAAAGTTTTTGTGCAGAATGATTCCTTGGCCAAACGCGTGACGGTCGACGCCGCCACCTCACGCATCATTGAAATCATCGATCGCACAGAGGAATTGCGCGAGGCCGTGGCCGAAGGCGAAAATGTGCCGCATGCGATTTGTCCGATAGCGCGCGCGGCCGCGGAAACAAAGGCCTTGCAAGCCGTGCCCGGCAGCATCAAACGCTGGAAAGTTTTGAAGGAAAACAATCGCATCATTCACAAGTTCGATATTGCGACCGCCGAAAGAGAAGAAGCGCGTATCATTGTTGATGACTCGACGCAAGAGATCCTGGCGATTGAACATTCGCTGCCGGCGCGTTAAAACCGGCAGTATTGCATCTCCAGCAAACGTCACAAAATCGCTAACCGTGTCGCACGATCGTGACATGAAAATATCCTCGTGTGGTTGATATTCTTGATTTTCCCGCCCCGCATCTTTATTTTGCCCTCGAAAAAAAGCTGCCAAAATTTTCGGAGTGGTTCTGTTATGCAACCGTTACGAGATTGCCCTCAAACACCTTCTAAAAAATTCGTTGGCTGATTCTCTTTCTTCAAAACTGCTCGGATGTTGGTAGATTCCTTCGTCAATTCTACGCCAGGATGGGAACGTGGAAGCTTGGCGACATGGGCGCGAACATAATGGATTTCAGGGAGCATGCGCATTCTTGTGATGATGGAATTCGCTGATTTATCCTGATGACATGCGCCGGCGAGGAAACGTGATTTGCTTCCCGGCAAATCGCCTTCATCCCTCTAATTGAGATGGCGCGTTCATCCATCCCGCTGATGGTGAGGCGCTTGGGCATTATGAACAATTTTAAACGCAGGAGGCTGTCACCATGAGTTGGAATAACGACTTTAACGGCAAAATTACGAAAGCTTACGATTCGGATTATGAGGCCGGCGGCCACGATGACCCCGATTCCTATGACGATTACGGCGAAGTGAATAACCCCTATTCTCCGATTTGGGACGGTAGCCCCGTTCACAACGACGCTCTGGGTGAAGATTATTCCTTCCCGGACTCCAACGACATTTCGCAGGACTGACGATCAAGGGCGGCATTCTCGCCGGTTCTTGATCCCAGGGATTGGAAAATTGCTGAGACGCTAGAGTTCGTGAAACGATTTCGGCGCGCTGCTTGCGCCCGTTTCATTGTGCTTGGGCTTCTCAGCATTTTTTGTTTGGGGAGCATTTAAATACCATACTCATTTTTGAAACCGCGAATGAGCGCGAATATTCCCTGTTTTTGTAATTCACGTTTATCTGTGTCTATTTGCGATTTGAAATTTGGTCATGTTATTTAAACGA from the Cytophagia bacterium CHB2 genome contains:
- a CDS encoding MFS transporter, with the translated sequence MNVSHFFNSGALRHRNYRIFFTGQFISFVGTWMQGTAQSWLVYELTRSAVWLGLVSFLGTLPLSLFALVGGSVADRVNRRRLILATYTATMLIAALFAALIWLHAIEIHLVALLVFLSGLVNAFDIPARQALLVDLVGKEDLASGIALNSAMFNAARLLGPALGGLVVAGFGTAWCMMANALSFLAGIFALLIIRMHTRGDNDEAHLPLWRSLQEGATYVRSSPLVWGLLALVAVATIFGWSFTVLLPVFADEVLGGGAIQLGRLLSASGLGALAGAVFTATIGRRFWPRKILLTGLGIFALAAIGFALSRNALLSLATLAFMGFGLILFNVNSNSALQRRVPDHLRGRVMGFYVLCFGGLMPVGSLQIGFIAEKLGVTTALLINAAICGLATFAAARFISQTRQQPSNQPAFTSASPMNGFSLER